A genomic segment from Burkholderia plantarii encodes:
- the dsbG gene encoding thiol:disulfide interchange protein DsbG, with amino-acid sequence MKFQTGPAYLMGASSFLRWIAALIFTFYNLASVSAADTTNQAASERDAKIAPAPPIVASHAEVNGMKVVREFDAEGGLTGFVLSNRPGNNVLAFSPKGNQDVLLIGTLLDRSGISLNEKYIEKYGTKLDLDKFKDALERAPSVFEGADGGSAKSKIYVFLDPNCIFCHLLWKALQPYEKAGLQVQWIPIGFLKNDSAGKAAALLDSKEKSQALYAMESNFSEKNESGGIEPEEVISPATQSELDENRKLFSAMGFQGTPAVVFFDSTKRIRAKQGMPRMSLLPYMLSMAPQEMNDAALQRFK; translated from the coding sequence ATGAAATTCCAGACGGGGCCGGCTTACCTCATGGGCGCATCATCATTTTTAAGATGGATCGCCGCCTTGATTTTTACATTTTACAACCTGGCAAGCGTCAGCGCCGCCGACACTACAAACCAAGCCGCTTCCGAAAGAGACGCCAAAATTGCGCCGGCTCCTCCAATTGTTGCGTCTCATGCGGAAGTTAATGGGATGAAGGTTGTAAGAGAGTTTGATGCAGAGGGGGGATTAACTGGTTTTGTTTTATCAAATCGACCCGGAAATAACGTCCTGGCATTTTCCCCGAAAGGCAATCAAGATGTACTGCTGATCGGCACCCTGCTGGACAGGAGTGGGATTAGCCTTAACGAAAAATATATTGAAAAATATGGAACAAAGTTGGATCTTGATAAATTCAAGGACGCGCTGGAGCGCGCGCCTTCGGTATTCGAGGGTGCGGACGGAGGCTCGGCAAAATCAAAAATATATGTGTTTCTGGATCCAAACTGTATCTTTTGTCATTTGCTATGGAAAGCGCTTCAGCCATATGAGAAGGCCGGCTTGCAAGTTCAATGGATTCCGATTGGATTCCTGAAGAATGACTCCGCAGGGAAGGCGGCGGCACTTCTTGATTCAAAAGAAAAATCCCAGGCTCTTTACGCTATGGAGAGTAATTTTTCTGAAAAAAACGAGTCGGGAGGGATAGAGCCGGAGGAAGTAATTTCACCAGCCACTCAATCCGAGCTCGATGAAAATCGAAAGCTTTTCTCTGCCATGGGGTTTCAGGGAACGCCTGCAGTCGTTTTCTTCGACAGCACGAAACGTATCCGGGCGAAACAGGGGATGCCCAGGATGTCACTTTT
- a CDS encoding efflux transporter outer membrane subunit — protein sequence MKTGISGNGNFIGIFLLAGLALSLVGCDSIQRSAYERPELSILPNWHGPTSDVGCIYPSSWWTTFHDPVLDRLIEKAITTNWDLATAVLNLRQARLQVVIAREQGYPLISSGISLSASHGFKVPTGTTKLAATSLSASWQLDLWGNIADQVDAAEWEARASEQDRSAVAMSVTSQVADYYWQLALLEDQIDRNQEAIQYEEKTVQLVQTRHDIGVATAIDLAMAKQALNSAEQYRLSLVDQRTQVENSLSIMIGDSVGTRYAVSAGALRDLPPAIPAGVPADILARRPDVKAAELRLIEAMRQIDIVRTSFYPTFGLTAAGGTSSVTLRNLLENPVGSIAASMAFPFLNAWRVKSQTKSVKITYEQHVVEFKKIFYQALVDVENALSSVDNYKQQVVKLQQAAAYAHEEERAYAIQYKIGTGPLQALLDANEAVRSAELSLSLANYDALVSEVALFAALGGGVELPQ from the coding sequence ATGAAAACAGGTATATCGGGCAATGGAAATTTCATTGGTATTTTTTTATTGGCTGGCTTGGCCTTGTCTCTGGTTGGATGCGATTCCATCCAGCGATCAGCCTACGAACGCCCGGAATTATCAATTTTGCCCAACTGGCATGGCCCGACGTCTGATGTGGGTTGTATTTATCCATCCTCCTGGTGGACCACTTTCCATGATCCCGTGCTGGATCGCCTTATCGAGAAGGCAATCACGACGAACTGGGATCTGGCCACTGCTGTTTTGAATTTGCGTCAAGCACGCCTGCAGGTCGTGATAGCAAGAGAGCAGGGTTATCCATTGATTTCGTCAGGAATCAGCCTCTCTGCTTCACATGGTTTCAAGGTGCCTACGGGGACGACCAAATTGGCTGCAACGTCACTGTCAGCTTCGTGGCAACTCGATCTTTGGGGAAATATTGCCGATCAGGTTGATGCTGCCGAATGGGAGGCCCGGGCGAGCGAGCAAGACAGATCGGCGGTCGCTATGTCTGTGACTTCGCAGGTGGCTGACTATTACTGGCAGCTTGCGCTCCTCGAAGACCAGATCGATCGGAATCAAGAAGCCATCCAGTACGAAGAGAAAACGGTGCAATTGGTTCAAACTCGCCATGACATTGGCGTTGCCACGGCAATCGATTTGGCCATGGCGAAGCAGGCACTCAATAGCGCGGAACAATATCGACTCTCTCTTGTTGATCAGCGTACCCAAGTCGAAAACTCGCTTTCAATAATGATCGGAGATTCTGTGGGGACGCGCTACGCTGTTAGCGCCGGGGCTTTGCGTGACCTGCCGCCAGCTATCCCGGCGGGTGTGCCCGCGGACATTTTGGCGCGTAGGCCCGACGTAAAGGCTGCAGAACTTCGGCTTATTGAGGCCATGCGACAGATCGACATAGTGCGAACTAGCTTTTATCCGACCTTTGGTTTGACTGCCGCAGGTGGGACATCCAGCGTCACGCTTCGCAACTTGTTAGAAAACCCCGTTGGTTCTATCGCCGCGTCTATGGCCTTTCCATTTCTGAATGCGTGGAGAGTGAAATCGCAGACTAAATCTGTCAAGATAACGTATGAACAACATGTGGTGGAGTTCAAGAAAATATTTTACCAAGCGTTGGTTGACGTCGAAAATGCGCTATCGTCGGTTGACAACTATAAGCAGCAGGTAGTCAAACTTCAGCAAGCGGCAGCATATGCCCATGAAGAAGAACGCGCCTATGCAATTCAATATAAGATTGGAACCGGGCCATTGCAGGCGCTTCTCGACGCCAACGAGGCCGTCCGAAGTGCGGAATTGTCATTGTCGCTTGCGAATTATGACGCGCTGGTAAGTGAGGTCGCGTTGTTTGCAGCACTCGGCGGCGGAGTCGAGTTGCCACAGTAG
- a CDS encoding efflux RND transporter periplasmic adaptor subunit, translated as MFINHDRRFAIAFLIAITSALIGYAYFSHPAPSSLPRYDTIRVARGPISDVVLATGTLDSSTVVNVGAQVSGEIKSMYVSLGDHVTKGQMIAEIDSATQVNALNTARATLSSIDGQIESASATVEQDRIAFDRMRRLAESDAGSQQDMDNARLVYRAALGNLHSLQAQHTAARIAVSTAQVALAYTKIQAPGDGVVVAVLAVQGQTVNANQITPNIVMLADPEKLIIRTSVSEIDIGKVKLQQKASISLLGGSREYHGTVRSISPAPHDFDSPNTIKSEKPQSAIMFDVVIDVDDPDKQLRLGTTAKVRMIVASASHAILLPSELVNVLPGGRKGFVQVLENGKPLLRQVTIGIDNGAVVQILDGLQPGALVVTKIHPAAGSSTTKISQNDA; from the coding sequence GTGTTCATTAATCACGACCGTCGCTTCGCGATCGCATTCTTGATCGCAATAACTTCAGCCCTAATCGGCTATGCCTACTTTTCACATCCGGCTCCAAGCTCTTTACCACGCTACGACACCATTCGGGTGGCACGAGGCCCGATCTCCGATGTAGTGCTCGCAACTGGCACCTTGGATTCGTCAACGGTGGTGAACGTTGGTGCACAAGTGTCGGGAGAAATCAAGAGCATGTATGTATCACTCGGCGATCACGTCACGAAAGGACAGATGATCGCCGAAATCGATAGCGCCACGCAGGTCAATGCACTGAATACCGCACGAGCCACACTCTCGTCCATAGATGGGCAGATCGAATCGGCAAGCGCGACGGTGGAACAGGATCGCATCGCATTCGATCGAATGCGTAGATTGGCTGAAAGCGACGCTGGCTCGCAGCAGGACATGGACAATGCCCGACTTGTTTACAGGGCGGCGTTGGGGAATCTCCATTCTCTTCAAGCACAACATACCGCGGCCAGGATCGCGGTGAGCACCGCCCAGGTAGCGTTGGCTTACACCAAAATCCAAGCACCTGGCGATGGCGTGGTTGTCGCCGTGCTCGCGGTTCAAGGACAAACGGTCAACGCGAATCAGATAACGCCAAATATTGTCATGCTGGCGGACCCCGAAAAACTCATCATACGGACATCGGTGTCTGAAATTGATATCGGTAAGGTCAAGCTTCAGCAGAAAGCCTCTATCTCTCTGTTGGGTGGTAGCCGCGAATACCACGGCACAGTTCGTTCAATTTCCCCCGCCCCCCACGACTTCGATAGTCCCAATACCATCAAGTCGGAGAAGCCGCAAAGTGCAATCATGTTCGACGTGGTCATCGATGTTGATGATCCAGACAAGCAGTTGAGGCTCGGCACAACGGCCAAGGTGCGCATGATCGTGGCATCCGCGTCGCATGCAATCCTACTGCCATCAGAACTGGTCAACGTACTCCCGGGAGGACGCAAAGGCTTCGTACAGGTTTTGGAGAACGGCAAACCGTTACTCCGGCAGGTAACGATCGGGATAGATAACGGTGCAGTAGTCCAAATTCTTGATGGCCTCCAGCCGGGTGCGCTTGTCGTCACGAAGATCCATCCCGCTGCAGGATCCTCTACTACGAAAATCAGTCAAAATGATGCCTAA
- a CDS encoding ATP-binding cassette domain-containing protein — MMPNLRGSANPILKLEHISREYVKDGKALRALDDVSLHVTAGEMVAIIGSSGSGKSTLLNIIGCLDRPTTGSYAIEGLEISDFGHDDIAVIRRRYFGFIFQRYHLLADLTAYENIELPAIYAGESDIVRRDRVAALADRFGIGHRLSHRPAELSGGQQQRVSIARSLMNGGRVILADEPTGALDRKNGDRLMQALSELNAAGHTIIFATHDPAVARHATRVITIEDGKLVSDVLHAPRAQHTENDALAFKPGVSSSSASGRDNAFASVALQRSRVAILPIVRFALTSVVRRRMNLFLSILGISIGIAAVVCANAIGEASRQRIMRSLQNVTPNTIELYPERFLNPAAQQLVRPITMADLAAVTAQDGVEGATPVLTSAQLLRSDLGTVNGTLDGVDSTYAAVNRLSMLEGRFFSTVALQRAVPEAVLDTAARTMLFGRKQAVGHSVLAGATQFLVVGVAKQGPGVAANSSPTMWIADTAYLERVNPTADLDSIAVRPASGASVSGLVASLTTMLIRRHQALDFRIFDTDTIRATILSTDDKLKGLIVAMSAITLVIAGVGVMNMMLTSVSERTSEIGVRVAIGARRLEIQLQFLFEAIFVCLCGGIVGLALAYGANRLTASVPQLSMIFSMNSVVIAFIVSSAAGIVFGSYPAFKAARLDPVKALVDE, encoded by the coding sequence ATGATGCCTAACCTGCGCGGCTCGGCAAATCCAATACTCAAGCTCGAACATATATCGCGGGAATATGTAAAGGACGGCAAGGCGCTGCGCGCGCTCGACGACGTATCGCTACATGTCACGGCCGGTGAGATGGTTGCGATCATCGGGAGTTCTGGTTCTGGCAAGAGTACGCTGTTGAATATCATCGGATGCCTCGATCGGCCGACGACCGGATCATATGCTATAGAGGGCCTTGAAATCTCCGATTTCGGCCACGACGATATCGCCGTCATTCGGCGCCGTTACTTTGGTTTCATTTTCCAGAGATATCATCTGCTCGCAGACCTAACCGCGTACGAGAACATCGAGCTGCCGGCCATTTACGCCGGCGAATCGGACATTGTGCGCCGAGATCGCGTCGCCGCACTGGCCGACCGCTTCGGGATCGGTCACCGGCTCTCGCATCGTCCAGCCGAACTCTCTGGCGGGCAGCAGCAGCGCGTCAGCATTGCGCGATCTCTCATGAATGGGGGCCGGGTCATACTGGCCGACGAGCCAACCGGGGCACTGGATCGGAAGAATGGCGACCGGCTCATGCAAGCGCTTTCGGAACTGAACGCCGCTGGACACACCATCATTTTCGCGACTCACGATCCCGCCGTGGCGCGCCATGCAACGCGCGTTATAACGATCGAAGACGGGAAATTGGTATCGGACGTTCTCCATGCGCCTCGTGCCCAACACACGGAAAATGATGCCCTGGCGTTCAAGCCCGGAGTTTCATCCAGCAGCGCATCGGGCCGAGACAACGCGTTCGCATCCGTCGCCCTACAGCGATCGCGTGTCGCCATATTGCCCATCGTGCGCTTCGCTCTGACATCGGTCGTCCGCCGCAGAATGAATCTGTTCCTTTCGATACTGGGCATTTCGATCGGCATTGCGGCAGTGGTATGTGCTAATGCAATCGGCGAGGCGTCACGTCAACGAATCATGCGCTCGCTTCAGAACGTTACCCCGAACACGATCGAGCTCTACCCCGAGCGCTTCCTCAATCCTGCTGCGCAACAACTGGTGCGTCCGATTACGATGGCGGATCTCGCCGCCGTCACCGCCCAAGATGGTGTGGAGGGCGCCACGCCGGTGTTGACCAGTGCGCAATTGCTTCGATCCGACTTGGGGACGGTCAACGGAACGCTGGACGGTGTGGATAGCACCTACGCCGCCGTGAATCGGCTCTCCATGCTGGAGGGCCGTTTTTTCAGCACGGTGGCACTTCAACGTGCCGTACCGGAAGCCGTTCTCGATACTGCGGCCCGTACCATGCTGTTTGGGCGCAAGCAGGCGGTCGGTCATAGCGTGCTTGCAGGAGCGACGCAATTTCTGGTCGTCGGCGTAGCCAAGCAAGGGCCGGGAGTGGCCGCGAATTCGTCGCCGACTATGTGGATAGCCGACACTGCCTATCTGGAACGCGTCAATCCTACCGCCGATTTGGACAGCATCGCTGTGCGTCCCGCCTCGGGCGCTAGCGTATCGGGGTTGGTGGCCTCACTCACCACGATGTTGATCCGGCGTCATCAGGCTTTAGATTTCCGGATTTTTGATACGGATACGATTCGCGCGACGATCCTATCCACCGACGACAAACTCAAAGGATTGATAGTCGCGATGTCGGCAATCACGCTCGTGATTGCGGGAGTCGGCGTGATGAACATGATGTTGACTTCCGTATCCGAACGAACGAGTGAAATCGGCGTGCGAGTGGCGATCGGGGCGCGCCGCCTGGAAATTCAGTTGCAGTTTCTATTTGAGGCCATTTTCGTCTGTCTTTGCGGAGGCATCGTTGGACTGGCACTCGCGTATGGCGCCAACCGCCTTACCGCCAGTGTCCCTCAACTGAGCATGATCTTTTCCATGAACTCGGTTGTGATCGCCTTTATCGTATCTAGCGCGGCGGGTATTGTCTTCGGCTCGTATCCCGCATTCAAGGCGGCTCGTCTAGACCCGGTTAAAGCCCTGGTCGATGAGTAA